CTACGGAAATGCATGGGGCGCAGGCGCACAGGGCAAGGCTGAGTAGCCAGGAAGTATCACAAGGGTTGTGAGGTGACAGCGAGGGTTAGCTGGTCCAGCTCACCTTCggcctctggcctcaagtgacacAGCCGGGTGCCCTTGGTGGACAGTCCAAGGGTCTCCCCTGAGCACTGGGCTCTGCCCTTCCTCGGCCCCTTCATGCCGGCCCCTTCTGGCCAGCAGTGCGTCAGACCTCCTCCCAGCTCACTCCTTTTAGGGAAATGAGCAGAAAAGGGGGCTGTGACTTGGTAATTAAAAACAGCCCTGTGGTACTGGGCGGGACCCAGGCTCTTCCCGCCCTGCAGCTGCTGCGGAGGCCAGACCCACCCTCAGGTCCTCCAACCCCCTCGGTCCCCAGAAGCCAGCAATGGGGCCTTCTGGGGAGCAGGAAAGACCTCAGCAGAGGGGGCGGCATAGGAGCACACTGGGCATCTGTCCCCAGTTGAGGGTATAGACACCAGAAGTGAAGACGTGGGGCACCACCTCCCTTTCCAGACTCTGATCTTGAGAGTTTGTGGGTGGCTGGGACAGAGGAGCCCCAGGTCCACCCTCAGTGGTGACTTGCAGCTCTGGAGCAGGGCAGGACCGTGACATCCAGGGTGAGGACAGAGGACTTGGCCAGCATGACTCAGGCCAGGGTGAGACATGCCTGGAATGACAACTACTCAGAAAAGATGTTTTGTTGtcggggggcgggggtgggagggagggttgGGCAGAGAAGATAACAGGGCACACAACAGAGATCATGGGACAGAAGCACAGTCTCAGCCCTGGGCCACACCACCTGCCAGCGGGCACCTGGGTGTTCCAGGCCTCGCCCCGCCAGGGAACGCTCCCTCCCCGGCTGCCCAAGGTTTTAGCGCACGTGAGCTGCTGGCCACTGAGTGCCCGTCTCCATGGAGACCAGCTCTCCCATCTCACTTCCTGCCCATTCGTTTTGGCTCCCCTTGGGGAACTCGAGTGAAACAGCATCTATCAGAGCACCTCAGCCACGCAGAGCTAAGCCGCACTCTCTGCCCAGCCTTCctgctgccctccccaccccagggccctgctccctccctctgcGGCCCTGGGAGGACCTCCGGCCCAGGTCCTGCTGCCCTCCCTTTCCCTCGTGGGCCAGCAGGTCTCATGCCAGAGCCTCCGGCTGGGCTCGGCCCTTCCCATTCACGTGCTGCTGAATCACTCGAAAAAAATGCACCGACCCTGGGAGGATTTGCTGAGAACAGGGCGGCTTTGTGGAGGGAAGTGCAGCTCTGCATTTTCTCCGCCAAGACCCACGGAAGAGCCAAGCTCAGCCCTGCAAACCCCCAGCCAGAGCTGGAGCAGGGACAGGAGCAGGACCGtgcagggcaggaggcagagggagcttGGAGAGGCACCGAGGGAACCCCCACCCATCCCTGCAATCCGCCCCCCAACAACGGCTGAGCAGGGGGCCACAGTGACAGCTCCGTAGCCAGGGGCAGCAGCAGATTCTCTCCTCGTGCTGTTGCTGGGGGGCTGCAACTTGCTGCATTTCTCAGGAGACAGAAACAGGGACATGAAGGCTGGAATCCCGGGGGCCACACACCCAGGAGAGAATGAAAGCGGGGGGCTGGTGTCCCcactcctctttcccttcctcctcagcACAGCCTGGCAATCGAGCCCCATGCTGAGCggcccccagcctccctgagcTTGTCCTGGGGGGTGTGCGTCTGTGTAGCCCCGTCTCCAGCTGTAGGATTCGGCCTGGGCTGTCACGGCAGTTGCAAGTGCAGGCTGCACCCCAGCCCTCTGCCCCGTGTCTTCTTGGAGGTCTCGATATAAGCTCCTTGCCATTTGTACTCATTGGAAGAACGACCGCAGGTCAGGGAGGGTGCTCTGCCCACCCCTCCACTCTAAAAACCCTATATCCCTTTGTCTTATGTGTCTGAGATCCTGGTCACACAGGGCTTGGGGTGGAAGAGAGATTTGTGAGGAGAAAAGATGGATCCCCCAGGGCAGTTCCCAGTGTGGGGTCACATCCAAAACCCGACTGGCCAGCAGGTTGGGGGAGAGCAGGCCAGGAGGTGAGCAGGCGGCACCTGCCAGACCCCGCCGGCCTCCCCCAGCCCATGGACAGTTGACCTCAGCAGCAAGCACGAGCAACGCCGCTGCTCCCCCTCCAAGCCTCGCGGACAAACAGGGCAACTCACGCACCACTGCTCAGCCACGGGGGCCTTCCTGGGTCCCTGTGGTTTTGGGAGAAGAACACACAAGGCAGGGAGCAAAGAAGAGCCCAGAAGACGAAGGTTCCAGCAAAAGCAGAGTGAGGCGGGAACACGGAAGCTGTGCCCCGAGGGTGGGAGCAGAAGCACCAAACCAAAGCAGAGCTCTAGAAGGTGCGAAGTGTTCAGAGCAGGGGTGCCTGAAAGTGCTTTAGGACGATGAAGCTGAACACGGCCACCACATCCGGGGTCCTCACCACTGCTGGCATGGCAGTGCTCTCTGGAAACCTCAGGAGCCCCACACCCTTCCGGGTGGCTCCATCCCTTACTTTACAGTCAAATGGAGGCTGGGCAAGGGCTGGGGTGTGAGTCCAGGGGGCACCCCTGAGCCCGCCAGCATAGCCTTATGAGGTGCCTGGCACTTCGGGGAGGATTTAGGCTCACAAGGCAGGGGGCGGGCCCTGTGCACCTGTGTCCGGAACAGGGGTGGTGGGAAAAGAGATGCTGGAACCTGGGTGTgaggggcaggaggtggagggcCAGGCCTTGGAGGAAGTGCAGAAACCTTAACACTCTGCCCAGGTCACCGAGCTGttggcaagtggcagagccagggctcCAACCCCGGCAGTAGGGCTCTCACCGGCTCCTGGTGGAGGCATGGGACGGGGTGAGTcaggggaggctggaggctgccCCACAGGCCTTTCCACTACAGTCCAGCTGTGCCAAGGTGACCAAGAGGGGAGGGGAACACAGGCGCTGCCAGGCCCTGGGATGGAAAGTCACCCATGACATTTCCGTAAGAATCACTGGAAGGCCACGGTTTTGGGTGTGGGCGTCCTGGAGAGCTGTTTTAGTGCCCACGCCAATGCCCCAGTTAAAGAACCAGCCCGTCCCCTTAGCCTTCTGCAGGACAGGTGGGAAAGGGCCGGGTGTCTGGTCCTGCTGCCATGGGACAGTGTAGGTGTGACCGTCCGGGCAGAGATGAGTCACCCTCCACCCTGTCTCACTGCCTGTTTCCACACCTAGTTTTAGCTCAAGTGTGGCCAAGAAGGGGCGATTCCTAACCTAGAACACACGGGTCACAAATACTAcctttgaaaacagaaacaagaataaCCCACTCAAAGGCAGGCTGGTCCCCCCATCAGACTGTGGCTTCCAGGCTAAGGCATGAAGACCTTGGCTACTCAATGTTTGGGCCCCATTGTGGCCATGGCTTTTAACTCAGTCATCCCCTAACATCCTCTCTGCCCTCTCAGACAGAGGTGATGTTATAGTGACAGGCGGCTACGCTCCAGGtctccatatgcaaaaaataGCCGGACACAACGCAAGTGCAGGAACAGCAGGAGCACGGTGACACCCTGCCCCGAGAAATCCTTGTGGCTTCTGAGAAACAGCAGCCCTCCTGACCCCCAGCTTCCTTCTTAATCATGTTGAGCCTACAGCAAATTGTGGAGAGACTTTGCAACCCTAGCCCATGACATTCTGGAACCAGAGGATAGATACAAACCAGGCTAAGatcaaaatttgcttttttttccccctaagatagggtctctgtcactcaggctggaatgcagtggcgcaatcacagctcactgcagcctcgacctcccaggctcgagggatcctcccacctcagcctccctagtagctggaactataggtgcaggccagtgtgcctggctactttttgtttttatagagacacaatctcactatgttgcccaggctggtctcaaactcccgggctcaagccatccacctgcctcgacctcccaaagtgctgggattacaggtgtgaaccaccatgcccggccccaaatTTTCTCTACTTGGCCTCAAGCAGAAAGCCACAGACAACAGAGACCTAAGCTACTCGTGatttaaaaacccaaaagcaaaaacaaaaagtcttgTGGGTTGCTGCTCCCACCCCATCCAAATGAGCGTAACGCTTGTTGGTTCCATGAGCTTCGTGTTCTCCAGGGAAGTCCGGCTCGAGTTTCTCAGTGGCATGCACTTGGGGTCCCGCTGGGCACCTCGCCCCACACAGCCAGAGTTCCAGCTGTTACTCACTCATCACCTGCGTCCTCCACCAGAGCAGGAGTCCTGTGGTTCCATGTGCATGACTCACTGCTCATCTCTAGTGACTAAGACAGTGCCTAGGACTCATatctgtacatttatttatttattttgagatggagcctccctctgcccccaggctggagtgcagtggtgcaatctcagctcactgcaacctctgcctcctgggttcaagcaattttcctgcctcagcctcacgaatagctgggattacaggcatgcaccaccacgcccggctaatttttgtatttttaatagagaaggggtttcgtcacatgttggccgggctggtcttgaactcctgacctcaagtgatccacccacctctgccttccaaagtgctgggattacaggtatgagccaacgcgcctggcctcatatttgcaaattaaatattttataagaacaGGTCAATCTTTTCTGGGGAAAAAGggtaaaaataggaaaaaaaaaaaagagcaataaatGGGATCTTTCCCACACCTACATCCCAGCTGTGCCAAAAGCACTTTTTGATACCCAGTCTTTTGATTCAAATGCATCAGAGATATAGTCCTCTTTTTGGAAACAAGCATGAAACAGGAGAAGCTATGATCATACACACGATGAGGATATGCTGCAGTGAAAATGAGTAAGAGAGGCGTTTGTGTGATGTGGATGAATTCAGTAACCATGCTGAGCCCAAAAAGCCTAGCTTCCAAAAGACCCCACATAATATCCtttttataaagttcaaaaccAAGTAAAACTAAACACTATGTTTAGCATACATGTACGGATAAAGATAGGGAGGGCTAAGCCCCAATTTCAGCAGGtataccttttgtttcttttttttttttcttttttgagatggagtctcgctctgtcacccaggctggagtgcagtggcgcaatctcggctcactgcaacctccacctcctgggttcaagcaattctcctgcctcagcctcctgagtagctgggattacaggtgctgccaccacgcccagctaattttttgtatttttagtagagacggggtttcataatgttggccaggctgttcaaactcctgactctcAAACTccgatccaccagcctcggtctcccaatgtgctggggttacaggcgtgagccaccgtgcccagcatctTTGTGttgctgagacagggtctcgctctgtcacccaggttggcagtggtgtgatcacagctccctgcagcctcagcctctggggctcgagtgaccctcttgcctcagcctcacaagtagctgggactataggcacacgtcACCAAGCTCAACTTTTTGTAGGatagggtctctccatgttgcccaagctggtctcgaattcctgggctcaaggaattccTACgctggcttcccaaaatgttgggattataggtgtgagccatcggcAGGTATACATCCAAGGAGGCAGCAGGGGGAGGGAAAAGGGAGGTAGCGCACAGGTAGTGAATATTCTGGGTCTTGGGTCTGGGTAGTGGGCTCACAGTGCTTCATTATATTATCTACAAAATATTCATAAGTAAGGCCATTCGGGGACCAATGATACCAACATGTCACAAACGAAGACTGGTTGATCTAAGTCAATGTATGTGAGGTTcttggaagggagggagagagacagactcTGAAACCATCCTAGtccagggatcagcaaactatggcaCAAGGAGCAGATGCCACTCACCACCTATTTTTGCAGAGTCTCATTGGAACCTGGCCACGCCCTTTCATTTCTGTATCATCTGTGGCTGCTTCTGAGTAGCTGCAGTAGAGCCGGGTAATTGCCACAGGGGCTGCACTGCTGGCCAAGGCTAAAATACTTACTCTCTGGCTCCTTGCAGAAAAAGTGTGTTGATCTCTGTCCCTGTCCCTAAGACTGCAACTGGCAGAAAAGAAGCTACCCAGTGTGAGGTCTCCGTGGCCGTGGTGGATGCCAGGTCGGTGGCAAAGCTAGCGGGGAGGAAACTGATCAAACACCCAGGTGCCCACACCCTTGCCAGTCCCAGAGGGAGTCACCCAGTGGGGCGAGGGTTGCCtatcttctcttttctgtcctctctctctcttttctcttaaagTTATAAGAATGTATTACGTGATGTGCTATTTCAACAATGCTGGTTCTGTCACTTAGAAAGACTAAGAGGTTTTAACTTTGGTTCAGTCTCTGTTAATGTCTCAGCCCGTGGCTAAGCACCAAGTGATCTGTCTCCTGAAATTGTGCCCGTCTGACCTTGGGTGCCCCTGAAAGGCCAGTGTTTATTTGGCTAAAACATCTGAAGGGCTTAAATAACCTGGAATCTCCATCTGTGCCTGTGGCCCCTGAAAACAGACTGTCccccaagccggagtgcagtggcatgatcagctCTGGGAGATGCATCCGCAGTACACGGGCTAGACACACCCACTGAAACCCACACAGGTTCCTATTCTTGTATATAGGTGGTTTCCCAAATGGGACTTCGTTTTAAAGGCAagactaggccgggcacggtggctcaagtctgtaattccagcactttgggaggctgaggcaggcggatcacaagattaggagttcaagaccagcctggccaacgtggtgaaacccagtgtctactaaaaatacaaaaaactagccaggcgtggtggcaggcacctgtaatcccagctacttgggaagctgaggcaggagaatcgcttgagtccaggaggcaggggtagtgagctgagactgcgctacagcattccagcctggggaacagagtgagactccatctcaatctgTCGGTATGACagattgccattttttttttttttttttgagacgagtctcactctgtaacccaggctggagtgcagtggtgcaatctcgactcactgcaacctctgcctcctgagttcgagtgattctcctgcctcagcctcctgagtagtttagattataggcacatgccaccatgctcggctaatttttgtatttttagtagagacggggtttcgccatgtcggccagactggtctcgaactcctgacctcaggtgatctgcccacttcagcctcccaaactgctggaattacaggcgtgagccactgcactggccccAGACTGCCCATTTTAAAGAAGCCTAATAGTCTCTGAGGCAATGACGCAAACACAGATCTTAGAGACTCGGGTATCAGCTCTGGCATTACCATTATCAATGATGTATTTACCCCGGGTGGGCCTCTTGCGTTTAGCATATGTTCTGGAACTCTTGCAAGCGTTTCCTGGCTTCTTCAAGAAACTGCTTGTGCAACTTGTTTTGCTCTAAAATCTGCTGCTGCTGGTCTCGGATCATCTGACTGTGCCAGTCGTCGTCGGCGAGGCTGGTGCCCGATGGGGAAGTGGTGCTGAGCTCAgatcctctctccctttcccggGCTCTTGTGGAGGAGGACTTCAGATGCGCCAGTCGAGCCCTTCTTTGctccctcctctctttttctAACTCAGCCTTGTAGTGGATTTCCAAGCTCATATCCGGGTGTTCCGTTCGTTCAAGCGATTCCAGTTGTTTTTGTCTTCTCTGCTCCATCTCTGCTTTCTGCCTTTGCCTGGATGCCGTTGAACCTGCTCTGTCTGTCTGGTCTTGAAGGTGGAGCTGAAGGGAGCCCTCTGCCAGCGTTCCCAGCTTGGGGGTCTCTTGTCCAGATTCAGTGCTATACAATAATGAGTCCCCTTCACTGAAAAATATACCTGCCTCAGGAGACAATGTTTGACTTCCATTTCTAAACGTGGGCTTGACCTTGCCCATTAACGTTTTCAAGTTGGTCTTGGACGCTGCCTGCTGCTCCACCTCCTCCGCTAGGCTCCTGGGTTCCCCGGCGGGCAGCATCTCTGCGTCTGCTGTTTTCTTCCCTCTTGGGGTCTCAGCGCCACATTCTTGCATCTCTGAGAAGGCATGCTCTTCCCCGGGGCTCTGGTCCATCCTGGGCTTCAGTGCCAGGTACAAGCGCAGGTGTTTTTTCAGCTTTCTGTTTATATTAAACAACTCTTCAAAGGCCAACTCCAGCTCTTTCTGCCACTTGTTCTTCTCCCGGAGCGTGCACTGAGATGCTGGGGACACGGCTTCCCTTCTGTGGCTGGCACCAGCTGGCCACAGCTGCCCGAGGTCTCTCAGCTTCCCCTCTGGACTCTGTCCCCGAGAGCAACTGGTCAGGGCTGGAACAAAGCCAACTGCCCCCTGTCCCAGTGGCCTCCTCCCCGCCCGAgctgttc
The Papio anubis isolate 15944 chromosome 17, Panubis1.0, whole genome shotgun sequence genome window above contains:
- the CEP295NL gene encoding LOW QUALITY PROTEIN: protein DDC8 homolog (The sequence of the model RefSeq protein was modified relative to this genomic sequence to represent the inferred CDS: inserted 1 base in 1 codon; deleted 1 base in 1 codon), with product MCFGWSSLVIWRHTQFAVQQSGFCGSSGPVSPLEPSTLXSKHLPWEAASAGFADRNRNMDGATWLSLCPDNEAPLWRKKHKLLQARGTGDLALQRRADAKLWKSYQLQRLAEELGRGCREARYLHVGGLDRLQSARLLGWGGGRARENEPASEGPVQRRSARPPRAKEKHRAAPSEERSCREELGQQHPRHSRPRKTAASPEKPQTTKAMGQTNSHLALPEKRKGRREPSTKAGGGRGAIHPRRSRGPDLERPDPLVAAVGEIRRVEGKEKGTARAGRRPLGQGAVGFVPALTSCSRGQSPEGKLRDLGQLWPAGASHRREAVSPASQCTLREKNKWQKELELAFEELFNINRKLKKHLRLYLALKPRMDQSPGEEHAFSEMQECGAETPRGKKTADAEMLPAGEPRSLAEEVEQQAASKTNLKTLMGKVKPTFRNGSQTLSPEAGIFFSEGDSLLYSTESGQETPKLGTLAEGSLQLHLQDQTDRAGSTASRQRQKAEMEQRRQKQLESLERTEHPDMSLEIHYKAELEKERREQRRARLAHLKSSSTRARERERGSELSTTSPSGTSLADDDWHSQMIRDQQQQILEQNKLHKQFLEEARKRLQEFQNIC